One Gossypium hirsutum isolate 1008001.06 chromosome A08, Gossypium_hirsutum_v2.1, whole genome shotgun sequence genomic window, ttttctctttttcccttTGTTCACTGGTTAATATGTGGGTACTTTCTGGGGTGTTTTTAGACTATTTTGCCACCAACTACAAACAGCCCTGAGGCTTATGCACATGGAAGCAGTGAGGAACAGGTATACATTTTGGTACACCTGAAATTTGTCTAATGAATTCCTCTCCCCCCTCCCctctaattattgttttaatgtttttacACCAGGCATTCATTCAGAATTTAGCACTGTTCTTCACTTCATTCTACAAGGTAAGCTGCCTATGAAATGAACGAGGCTCCTTTTTGTCATAAGGCGAAAGATGGTTGATCATTGGTAATAGTTTAGCACCCACCAATTTCTGTGCCTGAGTTGGTTTATGGGTGCCTATATGCATTTTGATGCAAAGAATGATGCAAATATTGTAATTCTAATGGATGATTTTTAAGATTGGCTTTTTTCTTTTGTGATTAATCATATGTTAAATATTGGATTGATCAAGCTTAAAATGTTTTGAACTAGTTGCAgtttattttttgataaattgtGTTACTAAAATTATTCTTTGTTTTTAGTTTCACATTCGGGTGCTAGAGTCTTCACAAGAAAATATTTCTGCGCTGTTAATGGGTCTGGAATATCTTATCAACATATCTTATGTGGATGACACAGAGGTCTTTAAGGTACCATGGCAATTCAATATcctttatttgtaaattttgttgTATCTGCTTGTTCCGTTTTTAACCTTTTGGAACTTGGTTTCTGAAGTATTATTTTGCTGATTATCTGGTTAAATAGGTTTGCCTGGACTATTGGAACTCCTTGATCTTGGAGCTATTTGACTCACATCATAACATGGACAATCCTGCTGTAACTGCAAACATGATGGGACTGCAGGTACCCGGATTATTTATGTtaccttttcatttattttgaaataGTGGGAATTCAGAAAAAGTACTGCAAATCTTCATTACAGCGCAAGTGTTATCATGTGCATCGCGCCTTGTAACTCTTCTTTTTGCCACTTTTTTGGTGGCatctttctccttttcttctcTGGTTTCTGTCTGAGAGTATGCCAGCTAGACATAATTGGTGTCAAATCCAGCAATGATATATATTAggaagtgaaagaaaaaaatcatGTTGGACTACATATTTTTGCATGTTTAGATGGATGACTTGTTAGATAAGACCTCTCTCTCTGTAAATCTTTTCTATCTTCTGTGGAgattgatatgaaattgttatTGTTAATTCTAGACAGCACTCTGCTAGTATCTGATTACTGCAGAAGGGTCAgtcatttattttaatgaattGAGTCTGACAGGTGTCTTTGCTTCCTGGTATTGTTGATGGCCTTTGTGCCCAGCTTCTGCAACGACGCCGACTTTATGCTGGTACAATGTCAAAGTTAAGAATGCTTATGATCTGTCGTATGGCTAAGCCTGAGGAGGTTCTGATAGTTGAAGATGAAAATGGCAACATTGTTCGAGAGACAATGAAAGATAATGATGTTCTTGTTCAATATAAGGTGATAGATCTCAAATGTAGTCTGTGATGCTTAATCTAAATGACTAACTTTCATGACATATAATTCCCATTTACAAGTGCTTAATCTTTTACTCCCCTGAAATGGTACTGGCTGATTGTGGCCAACTGGATTGAATGATAGTTTGTGGCTTTCTTCTtaagaaaggttttttttttcttcttgcaATGATTTGTATACTTCACCTGTAAAGATATCTACTAGGTGCTTTTATCTTGTATAAAGATGCCTGTAAATGGAACTCTTCTATCTTCAGAACAATATGTTGGAGTTGATATGTAGAGCAAACACGTCAAAGCTTTATGCCAACAGCTTTTACAGTATTAGCTTGTGTTTTGTTATTGTCTTATGTGAAAATTTAGTTTTTCTCTTCCCGTATTCTGTTGTTAATGAAGTTAAATATTGCAGATCATGAGGGAGACTTTGATCTATTTGTCTCACCTAGATCACGAGGATACTGAAAAGCAGGTATAGTCCTCTGAGACATTTAAATTTTCTGTTTTCATAAAGTTAAATGATGTTATGTACTGCTTTCCGACCTAATTCTCCTGAAGCTTGGAGTGTATTTGGTCATGAATCAAaatgaaactttttttttctctatatcTTCCCTAAACAACAATATggattctataaaaaaaaaacaaaaacaaaaaacaatatAGAGCTGTAAAGGTCCAGGCTACCTGCCTGCCCCATATGGGTGAGGCCTTGGATAAGGTATTTATGAATTCATGCCTACCCAGctcaaatgaataataataaacattattttatctaaatatacctataaaaatatataaatactaatataaaatatcttttaatatatttacttttttaaaatagtgaaatggGTTAGTGGGTTGGCCTGATTTGAGCCTGAGCAAGGAATGTAAAATTTTTTCGCGCCGCAGTCTGCCCCTTTGTGCATCAGATAAAAAAGAAGCCATCTCTCCAATTTTGAGAACCTAGGGAGAATGAAGGATTCCACTATAGTTTAGTCTTGGAGCTTAGTTTACCCTCTAGGGATCTTATTTATTAgctattttctattatttattcttttttgaaGTTCATGGCAGATgttaaattattcaattaaatttggATTTGTTTTGTTGTCTATGTAATGCAGATGCTAAAGAAATTGAGCAAGCAATTGAGTGGTGAGGATTGGACTTGGAACAATTTGAACACATTATGTTGGGCAATAGGATCCATTTCTGGTTCCATGATGGAAGAGCAGGTATCCTTTACACCAAGAAATGTTGACCATTAGACACAATGTGATCAGTGACATGCATTTACTTGCATCAGTTGCTGTCCCCTCCTTGTATGCATAATTCtgatatatgttaaaattttggtGTTCATGGCAGGAAAATAGGTTTTTGGTGATGGTCATTCGTGATTTGCTGAATTTGTGTGAAATCACTAAAGGGAAAGACAATAAAGCTGTTATTGCTAGTAACATAATGTAAGATATATAATTTCAAGGGTATCTGTAGACTGTCCTGTTGATTTCTCTCTGGAATCTATACCTTTTCAAGCATCTACTTTTCTTTTAAAACCTGGGTTTTATATGGATGGCATGACTATTTTTGGTCATCTTTAGTATGCCATGTGCTTATTGGTGAATTGGGGATCCTGAAGGAACTTATTTGCTGCTTGTTTTCTTCTTGCTATATTTTAAAATTGCTTGTATTAATTTAATGTTTGTTATTGGTTTTATTCCAGGTATGTTGTTGGACAGTATCCAAGGTTTTTAAGGGCTCACTGGAAGTTCCTGAAAACTGTTGTGAATAAGTTGTTTGAGTTCATGCATGAAACACATCCTGGAGTTCAGGTAAACTAAAAacaaatcatttttatcttctgAAATGTTTGATCAAATAATTCTATGGCGAAAAGAAGTTCCTGAAAACTGTTGTCAATAAGCTGTTTGAGTTCATGCATGAGACACATCCTGGATTACAGGTAAACTAATTGTAAAACGGAGCAACTTAtatcttttgaaatttttgatcCAATGGTTCATGGTGAAAACATTTGTATGCTTAACATCATCGATGTGCTTGTCATTGtagtatatatttttttgtttattatggtGCTTTGCAAAGTGTAATTGAAAGTATACCAACAAGTTCAGAATTGCCTTTTATCTAATTTCGTTAATGATCATCTCATTATGTTATGACTTTGCTTCTGATGATGATAAGACAATATTATGGCTGTTATTCATACTATAATGTCCTAATATAACAAGCTGGCTGTGTCAGGATATGGCCTGTGACACATTCTTGAAAATTGTTCAGAAATGCAAGCGAAAATTTGTGATTGTTCAGGTATCATCTACTTCGGCGTTTTGCCTCTTATGGTTATAATATCTTATCTGTGCACGTGCATGCATGCATGTCAGAACCTGTTATATTGATGAACTGTATCTTGTTAATTCAGGTTGGAGAAAATGAACCATTTGTTTCTGAACTTCTGTCTGCTCTTGCAACAACAGTTGCTGATCTAGAGCCTCATCAGATTCATTCCTTTTATGAATCTGTATGTCTCTTTTCAATGCCTCTACTGTCCAGATCTTTGCATGTCTAATCTGTTGCTGAATGAGCTCAATTCTCCTTTTTgtgtttttcttaattttaaattttaggttgGTCATATGATTCAAGCAGAATCTGATCCCCATAAGAGGGATGAATACTTGCAGAGACTGATGGCACTTCCCAACCAGGTTTGTTATTGATAGACATAAGGTTACCTTTTTTGTTTGCTCGTATATGTGCATGTGTCTGTCATTGCATGCAAATGTGGTGAGGTTGTGCTGGTAGTTTGATTCTGAAGATGCTGCTTGTTATGCAGAAATGGGGTGAAATTATAGGGCAGGCACGTCAAAGTGTTGACTTCCTTAAAGATCAGGATGTGATAAGGACTGTGCTGAACATACTGCAGGTATTCTTATTCTAATATgaagtgtttattttttatttcttttgttgaaCTTTATGGAACATATTATTTTTTCACATGGTTGGCAGGTATCTGCCTTAAGCTGAAAAATAAGCATGTTTACTTTTATCTGGTTCTATtgtattgacaaaaaaaaaaatagaaattaaaaaggtAGTTCGCTCAAAAGCTTGTTATTTATGTGGAGGGGAGGATTCTCAATTGctatgataaattaattatttatgccCATGCATCTGTTGATGGATTCTTAGGTGGTGGATTAGAGCTATTCTTTCCTTGCAGACTTGATATTTGTGATGTATGCATCCTGTGGTTATAATTCAATGCTTATTGGGATTTTGTGAGGCTTAGAATGAGTCTTCACCTTGCAGACAAATACTAGTGTGGCCAGTTCTCTTGGAACATATTTCTTATCTCAGATTTCTTTAATATTCCTGGATATGCTCAATGTGTACAGGTAAATTTCATTTGTTCAAATTGCAAAATTGAGCATGGAAATTCTGTAAACTGTCTTCTTTGCTAACATGAATAGTTTATGATTCTGCAATAAATTGGACAGAATGTACAGTGAGCTTATATCAAGTAGTATTGCAGAAGGTGTACCCTTTGCTTCAAAAACATCCTATGTGAAACTTCTACGGTGAGATCAATTTTTACAGACAtccttttctttgtttgtttcaTCCTATAGTCtctcatttatttattatgctttatgAGGCAGATCTGTTAAGAGGGAGACTCTTAAGCTCATTGAGACATTTTTAGATAAGGCAGAAGATCAACCGCAAATTGGGAAACAATTTGTGCCCCCAATGATGGATCCAGTTCTTGGTGATTATGCTAGGAATTTGCCAGATGCTAGAGAGTCTGAAGTTTTATCACTTTTTGCTACAATAATAAACAAGTATGATAACCATTTAATACAGTATTCCATTTTCAATAATGTGATATTTAACACTAATCAGCAACTTCTTGAATAAATGGAGCACTTCTTGGTCCTTCAGATGTAAAGGTTAGGATGTATTTGGTATTTGTTGATTAGTGCATATTTATGTctgtttttcttatttaattatacGGCCCAGATGACAAGAGGTATGGGAAGCACTTTTTGTTTTTACACATTAATTTTGCTAAGACTGTTGCCTCTGAAGCAGCTATCTTTTCCTTGTTAGTccaaatacttttattttatttatttgttttaaattggtGCTTCATTCCCATATGCTGTGACCTTTGTCTAAAACTCTTCAAGCCATTGCATAGTTAATTGTTTTAAGGCTAAGTGCAACATTGTATCTATGTAAAACATAGCAACATTGACCGTCTGTTTATCACACTGGTACTGGCGTATAGTATTTCCATTTCTTGTTAGCATCATTGGTGGTTGTCATTTCAAGTATCAAATCTTtgcatttcttgtaattttggtcCTGTTATTTATGCATGAAGGTACAAAGCTGCAATGATAGATGATGTTCCCCGTATATTTGAAGCTGTTTTCCAGTGCACGCTGGAGGTgagttttatttatatatttattttatgcatGTTACTGAAAGGAGGAAGAGCTTAGGATTTGGTACTAAATGGAAAAGCACCCTAAAAAGAATTCTGATACTGTGTATTAAGTCATGAGAAATTACTGGAGCAAGCATGTTAAGAATGGGTGCTGAAATGCAGCATACATGTCACTAAGCAAACTGAAGGTCCCGCAGAAGTTATGGTCTGTTATATCTTAATGGTGGAATTTTTCTTGATTGTTTTCACATTTCCTTGAGATATGATAAATTCTGGATCCTTACCATGTGAATTAGGTGCTGACATTTAACTGCCATAAAGGCattatttgataatatttttgcTGAAAGTCTGATGCTGATGATCCGTTGAAGCTGAAATGTTATAGTTTGTTCATGTGTTACTAGGACTCGGGGTGAGTGTCGGATACCCGTATGTGTCCGAAATGGGTATGcttaattttcttttcaagttcTCTTCTACATTTGGAAGATTGTATCCTGGTTCCCATGTCTGAATAGTGTGGGAAATGGATGCTTTTGGGAAAACGAAGAATCGGAATAACACAGGTTTTTTTCTTAAGCTGCTTTGCCTATTATTCATTGTTGCCATGGCCTGCAGATgataaccaaaaattttgaagatTACCCGGAACATCGCCTCAAGTTCTTTTCATTGCTTCGTGCCATTGCTACTCATTGTTTCCCTGCACTTATTCAGTTGTCAAGTCAGGTTAgtaatgatttcttttttttgctGATCAAATTATAGCTGTCCTAtaattaaaagcttgaaataattctttaaatttctttttcggTCTAAACTTTTGAAAGAGTTTCATGTCAATTGTTAATTACTGGTTTTTGtttttcatgcatttgcatcagCAACTAAAGCTAGTTATGGATTCAATCATTTGGGCATTTCGGCATACAGAGAAGAATATTGCAGAAACTGGTTTAAATCTTCTATTGGAGATGCTGAGAAACTTTCAGGTTTGACAATGTTGTAGTTTTTGCATATTTGATTAGTGTGTTGATTTATGAACCAGATGCTGAGTTTTCGGTTTTGGTAACTTGGCAGGCTTCTGAATTTTGTAACCAGTTCTATCGAACCTACTTTTTGACAATTGAGCAAGAAATATTTGCCGTCTTGACAGACACATTTCACAAACCTGGCTTCAAGTTGCATGTCTTGATTTTACAGCAGCTGTTCTGCCTGGTTAAGTATCGTACTTGGCCTTGATTGCTCCAACTTTGGATCAGTTTTATCTTACTTAACAAATTGTTCTCAGGTTGAGAATGGTTTATTGACTGAGCCTTTGTGGGATGCTGCTACGGTTCCATTTCAGTATCCAAATAATGAAATGTTTGTTCGTGAATACACAATAAAACTTCTTACTACATCATTCCCCAACATGACTGCAGCTGAGGTAAATAATTGGTTCAGATAATTCTTTTATCTATCGAGTTGATATAATCTGATCTATGCGGATTTCAGGTCACTCAATTAGTGAATGGACTATTTGAGTCAAGAAATGATTTGCCAACATTTAAGAATCACATACGGGATTTTCTTGTgcaatcaaaagaattttcagcTCAGGTAAAAGCTTAGAAAGAGGAAAATGAACAAACCTTCTTAGCTTACAAGCTCGTAGATAGATCTATGCTATCAATGGTGGAGTTTTCTGTGGTTTGCTTCAATGAACGAGCTGATTGTTTTAGCTGTATTTTCTGCAGGACAATAAAGATCTCTATGCGGAAGAGGCTGCTGTACAGAGGGAAAAAGAGCGGCAACGGATGCTTTCAATCCCAGGTCTCATAGCCCCAAACGAAATACAAGATGAGATGTTGGACTCGTAGACGTGGCCTAATTTTGCCTTAGCCAAGTTCTTAAGTTTTGACATGGGAGTTAAGGTTGTGGCCGTATCCCAGAATATAAACAGATGCACCATTTTTTGCCCATTGTTACTCATCTCTCCTTTATCAAAAATGGTGAGTCACGAAGTTGCCATTGCTCACAAGTGCGGTTGCTAGAGATGCTGCATGTATGTCAACTAGAAAAGTGTAGAACATTTAGGTAGGGATCTATATCTCTCTCTATATCCGATCCTGAATCGTATTATAGAAGTTCCATAGCTACAGCTTGATATTTGTACCGTTTAGATGACTGGTTTTGAAGTAATGTTGGTTTCATACAaggttaaaaagggaacactAACCTCTGAAAGTTGTGCAGAATATTATCGGTTTCTTTTTTGAGTTGATTTAAGTTGAATTCCATTATTACGTGGTTTCAGTGTTAAGTTAACAGAAGGCTTtgtagtttctttttttttaaaaaaaaaaccttatacatgttttatataacaggaaaataatttcatattcaattttaTAGATAAATTGGCAGGCccaaattttacataaatttaagAAATTGAGCAAAGCTACTTCGGTGTAGAGGTGAAGGAAGAGAAGATTTGCTTCCAAAGGCATGAGCTTGATTCGgacatttttttcttcaaaaatcacAATAAATCGTCATCAAAgcaatcaaaaattaaaaaattaaagaaatttcaagTCAAACAGAGTAAGAGAGTGAGCATAatattgaaaggaaaaaaaaaacatagcagCTTCGTTTTTTGAGAAAGAGATATCTTGGTTCACTGTGTTGGGTGGGTTATGGATTGGTTAGATGGAAAAGAAGGATGTGAATAAATGAGATTCCTATTCCTTATTACACTGAATAGGGGTTAATGAAttgtattaatattaattatcttttttttatataatacttaaaattacTCATAATTCCTTTCAACCTCCCTTAAATACAAGGTAATGTACTTTAATGTATTTAAACTCATAATCTCTTGTGACAACAACATTCGAGctaagacttaattaataatattttaataattttaaagtttaaataattaaaaaatcaattaaactttcataaaaaataattaaacattattcATGTCACCTATCACGTCATTACTTAATGACTCCTTAGGGTGTATTTGGATAAATGATTTGggtagatattttatttttatcaaggtctaaaaataaatttacttgattaaaaataatgagaaatttcaaaatttgtgaaGGAATTTCAAGAAGGGATTTAAGTAACTCAAATTCCTTTTCAATTTTCACCAAGTGAGGTGGTTTATCAAAATTCCTCGTAAATATgatatatacttttaaattttaatttattaaaaatatgtacaaatttatacaaatctaataatatttatattgaatatttttatactacttatttttccttttataattattttttattttgtaaatttttaataactttatttttcttaaaataattatttatccaacaaaataattacaaatgcaaacattttatatcaatgaattctaaaatttttaaaattctttatcCAATCACACTTTTAGAGGCTTCAAGAGAAATTATATTTCAGTGATTTAACTTTTGAATGTTCAATTGATTATCATTTCTAATTAAGAgtttgattgatttttaattattttaccaaATTTGTTTTAGTGTTTAAGCTTTTTTTTCActtattatgtttaaaatttttaaagagtaAACTACACTCATTGTCACtgaactattaataaatttacatttcaatcactcaacttcaaaaaatttaaatttgttttgtaAATTCATGATGTTCAAacctctttaataaaaaaaattaaactatagaAGAGAAGAATGATAATGAGAGCTTTTGATTAGCACGGATGGTGTGATAAGAGAATGccatacaacaacgattttaacagccaaataatttaaataaaaacttttgaaaaatttaggggtcattttgtaactttttgaagttgaatgaccaaaatataaGCTTACTAATAACCTTTGAtacaatttaccattttttaaCAATATTAGAGTAGTGCAACTGCCAAAACCAGGATTTCGTAATCCGGTTTGGCCCGAACGGCTCCGGTGGTACCCCCGGCCCATAGACAGAACCCATTCGGCAAATAAACGCGACCTTTTCTCCCTTAAAA contains:
- the LOC107909064 gene encoding protein EXPORTIN 1A isoform X1, whose amino-acid sequence is MAAERLKDLSQPIDVPLLDATVAAFYGTGSKEERATADQILRYLQNNPDMWLQVVHILQQTKSLNTKFFALQVLEGVIKYRWNALPVEQRDGMKNYISEVIVQLSSNEASFRAERLYVNKLNIILVQILKHDWPARWQSFIPDLVAAAKTSETICENCMAILKLLSEEVFDFSRGEMTQQKIKELKQSLNSEFQLIHELCLYVLSASQRIELIRATLSTLHAFLSWIPLGYIFESTLLETLLKFFPVPSSRNLTLQCLTEVASLNFGDYYNVQYVKMYNIFMVQLQTILPPTTNSPEAYAHGSSEEQAFIQNLALFFTSFYKFHIRVLESSQENISALLMGLEYLINISYVDDTEVFKVCLDYWNSLILELFDSHHNMDNPAVTANMMGLQVSLLPGIVDGLCAQLLQRRRLYAGTMSKLRMLMICRMAKPEEVLIVEDENGNIVRETMKDNDVLVQYKIMRETLIYLSHLDHEDTEKQMLKKLSKQLSGEDWTWNNLNTLCWAIGSISGSMMEEQENRFLVMVIRDLLNLCEITKGKDNKAVIASNIMYVVGQYPRFLRAHWKFLKTVVNKLFEFMHETHPGVQDMACDTFLKIVQKCKRKFVIVQVGENEPFVSELLSALATTVADLEPHQIHSFYESVGHMIQAESDPHKRDEYLQRLMALPNQKWGEIIGQARQSVDFLKDQDVIRTVLNILQTNTSVASSLGTYFLSQISLIFLDMLNVYRMYSELISSSIAEGVPFASKTSYVKLLRSVKRETLKLIETFLDKAEDQPQIGKQFVPPMMDPVLGDYARNLPDARESEVLSLFATIINKYKAAMIDDVPRIFEAVFQCTLEMITKNFEDYPEHRLKFFSLLRAIATHCFPALIQLSSQQLKLVMDSIIWAFRHTEKNIAETGLNLLLEMLRNFQASEFCNQFYRTYFLTIEQEIFAVLTDTFHKPGFKLHVLILQQLFCLVENGLLTEPLWDAATVPFQYPNNEMFVREYTIKLLTTSFPNMTAAEVTQLVNGLFESRNDLPTFKNHIRDFLVQSKEFSAQDNKDLYAEEAAVQREKERQRMLSIPGLIAPNEIQDEMLDS
- the LOC107909064 gene encoding protein EXPORTIN 1A isoform X3; translation: MAAERLKDLSQPIDVPLLDATVAAFYGTGSKEERATADQILRYLQNNPDMWLQVVHILQQTKSLNTKFFALQVLEGVIKYRWNALPVEQRDGMKNYISEVIVQLSSNEASFRAERLYVNKLNIILVQILKHDWPARWQSFIPDLVAAAKTSETICENCMAILKLLSEEVFDFSRGEMTQQKIKELKQSLNSEFQLIHELCLYVLSASQRIELIRATLSTLHAFLSWIPLGYIFESTLLETLLKFFPVPSSRNLTLQCLTEVASLNFGDYYNVQYVKMYNIFMVQLQTILPPTTNSPEAYAHGSSEEQAFIQNLALFFTSFYKFHIRVLESSQENISALLMGLEYLINISYVDDTEVFKVCLDYWNSLILELFDSHHNMDNPAVTANMMGLQVSLLPGIVDGLCAQLLQRRRLYAGTMSKLRMLMICRMAKPEEVLIVEDENGNIVRETMKDNDVLVQYKIMRETLIYLSHLDHEDTEKQMLKKLSKQLSGEDWTWNNLNTLCWAIGSISGSMMEEQENRFLVMVIRDLLNLCEITKGKDNKAVIASNIMYVVGQYPRFLRAHWKFLKTVVNKLFEFMHETHPGVQDMACDTFLKIVQKCKRKFVIVQVGENEPFVSELLSALATTVADLEPHQIHSFYESVGHMIQAESDPHKRDEYLQRLMALPNQKWGEIIGQARQSVDFLKDQDVIRTVLNILQTNTSVASSLGTYFLSQISLIFLDMLNVYRMYSELISSSIAEGVPFASKTSYVKLLRSVKRETLKLIETFLDKAEDQPQIGKQFVPPMMDPVLGDYARNLPDARESEVLSLFATIINKYKAAMIDDVPRIFEAVFQCTLEDSG
- the LOC107909064 gene encoding protein EXPORTIN 1A isoform X2, translated to MAAERLKDLSQPIDVPLLDATVAAFYGTGSKEERATADQILRYLQNNPDMWLQVVHILQQTKSLNTKFFALQVLEGVIKYRWNALPVEQRDGMKNYISEVIVQLSSNEASFRAERLYVNKLNIILVQILKHDWPARWQSFIPDLVAAAKTSETICENCMAILKLLSEEVFDFSRGEMTQQKIKELKQSLNSEFQLIHELCLYVLSASQRIELIRATLSTLHAFLSWIPLGYIFESTLLETLLKFFPVPSSRNLTLQCLTEVASLNFGDYYNVQYVKMYNIFMVQLQTILPPTTNSPEAYAHGSSEEQAFIQNLALFFTSFYKFHIRVLESSQENISALLMGLEYLINISYVDDTEVFKVCLDYWNSLILELFDSHHNMDNPAVTANMMGLQLLQRRRLYAGTMSKLRMLMICRMAKPEEVLIVEDENGNIVRETMKDNDVLVQYKIMRETLIYLSHLDHEDTEKQMLKKLSKQLSGEDWTWNNLNTLCWAIGSISGSMMEEQENRFLVMVIRDLLNLCEITKGKDNKAVIASNIMYVVGQYPRFLRAHWKFLKTVVNKLFEFMHETHPGVQDMACDTFLKIVQKCKRKFVIVQVGENEPFVSELLSALATTVADLEPHQIHSFYESVGHMIQAESDPHKRDEYLQRLMALPNQKWGEIIGQARQSVDFLKDQDVIRTVLNILQTNTSVASSLGTYFLSQISLIFLDMLNVYRMYSELISSSIAEGVPFASKTSYVKLLRSVKRETLKLIETFLDKAEDQPQIGKQFVPPMMDPVLGDYARNLPDARESEVLSLFATIINKYKAAMIDDVPRIFEAVFQCTLEMITKNFEDYPEHRLKFFSLLRAIATHCFPALIQLSSQQLKLVMDSIIWAFRHTEKNIAETGLNLLLEMLRNFQASEFCNQFYRTYFLTIEQEIFAVLTDTFHKPGFKLHVLILQQLFCLVENGLLTEPLWDAATVPFQYPNNEMFVREYTIKLLTTSFPNMTAAEVTQLVNGLFESRNDLPTFKNHIRDFLVQSKEFSAQDNKDLYAEEAAVQREKERQRMLSIPGLIAPNEIQDEMLDS